Within the Paenibacillus pabuli genome, the region CATCATTGATCCTTGGGGCGAGATTGTAGCTGAGGGCGGAGAAGGGGAAGAGATCGTGACCGGACTGATTCGTCCTTCCCTTGTAGATGAAGTGCGGGGACGCATTCCGGTTTTTGAAGACCGCAGACCTGGTATTTATTTTAGTGAAAAATAAAAAAAAAATGTTTCTTTCCAGTAAAGTGTTTATTCTTCCAGGAGGCGGGTAATGATAACTATCCCGTCACCAAGGAGGATGATCAATCAATGGACAACCATGTGAAAGATACGCTCAGGAGACTGGAACAGGAAAACACAAGGGAAGATCACTTGAGGCCATTCTTAGAGAATGGTGCAGGAGGGCTATCACCGCCTGAACAAGCCGTTCAGGACGAAGGTCGACTGGTCAATCAGCAGAACAGGCTGACGAGTGAACGTAATTTGCGAAAATAAACAACATGACACTGAATGTCTCTTATGTACGTTTCTACGTTAACTTTAGATCATGATATCAGCAACATTGTGATGTAACGATGCACTGTGATTTCATGCAAGAACTTGATCCTGCTTATGCGGGAGAAGAGTATAGAACAAAGGCTTGGCCCGTATGGGTCAAGCCTTTGTTTGTTTCATTGAAATGCACTAATTTACAGAGCCAGGACTATCATGGTCTCCTTCCGAAAGCTTGGCGACGGTCTGTTTGAATGTGTCAATAAAAGCTTCTGCAGCTTTGGACAATACACGTCCCTGACGGTATGCGACGACGAGAGTACGACTTGGGACAGGTTCAGCAAGTGGTACATAGACCGGCACAAATTCACTGCGAGGCGCCCTGGCAATAAAGCGTGGGACGAGTGTAATACCCATGCCTGTAGCTACAAGGGACTGCACGGTTTCAATGTTATTGCTCTCAAATACGACACTCGGATCAAATCCGGCCTGCTCACACAGGTCAAAGGTCAGCTTGCGGAAGCCCTGCCCTTTTTTCAGGACAACAAACGACTCGTCCCGGAGCTCCTCCATATGCACAGGAATCGGATGATCCGGATTTCCTCTAACGGCAAGAGGGTGATGAGGAGGTACAGCCAGATCGATTCGCTCTTCGCCAATTGCAACATAAGACAGGCTCGGTTCCTGCAAGGGCAAGGAGAGCAGGCTGAGATCTGCCTTGCCGATGGCTGTCAGTTTCTCCAGTGTTAGTCCGGCGTCTTCAAGCAGCGTAACTTCGATATCCGGATAGGCTTGCTGGTAAGCGGGGAGTACATGCGGCAGAAGGTGGGAACCGGTGATCGGCATGCTGCCCACAACGACTTTGCCTTTGCGAAGCTGGGAGATGTCCGACATTTCCTGTCTGAGTAATTCCATGGCATCCACGATTTTTTGGGCTTGCTCCACAAATGTGACTCCGGCATGGGTCAACTCTACTGTACTTGTATTGCGCTGAAAGAGCAGAACGCCAAGCTCTTTCTCCAGTTTAGACAATTGCTGGCTAAGTGAAGGCTGAGCAATATGAAGTTTCTCGGCTGCCCGCGAAAAATTCCGTTCTGCAGCAATCTGCAGCGTATATTGAAGTTGTCTGAATTCCATATGCACTTGTCATTCCTTTCGTTATGCCCCCATTATAACATCATGAATAAATAAATCATTTTCCTATAATGAATATATACAAAAAAGCATTGACACTATTAGTGAAGCAACGTAGTATAAGCATTATATGATAATGATAATTGTTATCAATTAAAAGCCGCTGTTGATGCAGTGGTTTATTGTCGTTCACCCCATTATAGGTCAAACCTATTACATCTATAGATATTATATCTTGGAACAATGAAGGACAGGGTGATATATTTATGTCATTCAAGAGCTTCACGATTTAGACAAACACAGAGGCTCTTCCAAGGACCGAACTTATGATGAGGTGAAAATGATGAGTAAAAAAACGATGTTTGAGAAAATTTGGGAAAATCACGTAATTCATCAGGAAGAAGGAAAACCAAGCATTCTGTATATCGATCTCCACCTTGTACACGAAGTAACTTCTCCACAGGCGTTTGAAGGTTTGCGTTTGTCAGGACGTAAGGTACGTCGCCCGGAATTAACGTTTGCGACAATGGACCACAACGTTCCTACCAAGGATCGTTTCAACATTACGGATCCAATCTCCAAACAACAAATTGATACACTCTCTCAAAACTGCCGCGACTTCGGCGTGAAACTGTATGATCTGGATACCATTGACCAAGGTGTTGTGCACGTTATGGGACCTGAACTTGGTTTAACCCACCCTGGTAAAACCATTGTTTGCGGTGACAGCCATACATCCACACACGGTGCATTTGGTGCACTGGCATTCGGAATCGGAACCAGTGAAGTGGAGCATGTAATGGCCACTCAATGTTTGCAGCAAGCAAAAGCAAAAACCATGGAAGTCCGCTTCGTCGGAAAGCGTAATCCGGGCGTAACCGCAAAAGACATGATCCTCGCAGTGATTGCCAAATATGGCACTGACTTCGCAACAGGTTATGTTATTGAGTATACTGGCGAATCGATCCGTGAACTCAGCATGGAAGAGCGTATGACGGTTTGCAACATGTCTATCGAAGGTGGAGCAAGAGCAGGCATGATCGCACCGGATGAAACGACTTTTGAGTATCTGCGTGGACGTGAATATGTACCTGCTGATGCCAAATTTGATGAAGCTGTTGCAGCGTGGAAAGAGCTTGTTACAGACGAGGGTGCAGAGTTTGATCGTGTCGTAGAAATCGATGTGGAATCCCTGATTCCGCAAGTAACTTGGGGTACCAGCCCCGGGATGGGAACGGATATCTCATCCAAAGTACCTGTACCAGCAGAACTGCCAACTGAAAATGAACGTAAAGCAGCTGAAAAAGCGCTTGAATATATGGGACTTACACCTGGAACACCGATCTCTGAAATTCCGGTTGATTATGTATTTATCGGTTCTTGTACGAATGGACGGATTGAGGATTTACGTGCGGCAGCTCAGGTTGCCAAAGGCCATACAGTATCCAGCAATGTTACTGCTATCGTTGTTCCTGGCTCAGGCCGTGTTAAAATTCAAGCCGAAAAAGAAGGTCTGGACAAAATCTTTACGGAAGCGGGATTTGAATGGCGTGATGCAGGATGCAGCATGTGTCTTGCAATGAACCCGGATGTGTTGAAACCAGGGCAGCGTTGTGCATCGACATCCAACCGTAACTTCGAAGGACGTCAAGGTCGTGGTGGACGTACCCACCTGGTATCTCCGGCAATGGCGGCGGCGGCAGCGGTTAAAGGTCACTTCGTTGACGTACGTGACTGGAATTTTAAAACGGAAGCAGTTATCTAACAGGTAACGGACAGAAGGGAGAACGGATCACATGGAAGAATTTAAAACACTGCAAGGTATCGTTGCACCGGTAGACCGGGTCAACGTAGATACAGATGCTATCATTCCAAAACAATTTTTGAAGCGGATTGAACGTACCGGATTTGGACAATTTTTGTTCTATGAATGGCGTTTCGATGAAGAGGGGAACAACAATCCTTCTTTCGAAATGAACAAATCCCGTTATGAAGGAGCATCCATTCTGATCTCCCGCGCAAACTTTGGCTGTGGCTCATCCCGTGAGCATGCGCCTTGGGCAATTATGGACTATGGATTCCGTTGTGTCATCGCACCATCTTTTGCAGATATCTTCTACAACAACTGCTTCAAAAACGGCATCCTGCCAATCAAGTTGTCTGAAGAGCAGGTAGAAGATCTGTTCCAGCGTACGGCTGCCCATGAAGGTTATGAGCTGAATGTCAACCTGGAAAACAAAACGATTACCGATGCACACGGACTGCATATTGATTTTGATCTGGATGAACACCGTCGTCAATTCTTGCTGCAAGGTCTGGATGATATCGGCCTGACATTGCAACATGATGATGAGATTACAGCATATGAGCAGCGTCATGCTGCGAAGTTGTTTGGATAAGATATAGCCTATCGAATATAAAAAAGCTTCTGTTTCTCCGTTGGAACGTCGTTCCGATCAGAGACAGAAGCTTTTTCTGTTAACCATTACTCACTTATCCTTGTTTACCTTATTTAATTTCACGTTTCAATCAAGTCATCTAAACGTAGAATTCCTGTTTGTTTTTTGCTGAATATTTCAGTATGTATTCCCCGTCACTTTTTAACTCTCTGGATGCGATTTTGATCTGGGTATAGTCTAATCGTGACTCTCTCAGCACTCGTTTGACCGCTTGAATCCCCAGTGTCTCATCCATAACAAAGCAATAAATATTCAAAGCGTACTCGGTGACCGGATTTGCTGTTTTGCCCATATCATGTCCATCTACAATCCCCAGCCCTTTCCACCCCAGCTCACCTATCAGTGCTTCACTGGCTTTATCCTTGAGCCACAGATCACGTTTGCTGCCTGTCAGGCTCTTCATGGGATATTGAATGACCAGCATGTAACCATCGTCTTCTGAAGCTTGTTTATAACCCAGGCCTGAGTAGCGTTTCAGAAAATCATTCTTAAATTCGTCCTCATTGCTGAAGGTGCCTGGGAAATCCATTCTGGTCGTTGTACCCAACGTACCGACTGCGCCGGTATGCTCTACAACCTGATCCTCTTCAATCCAGTATTCTGCGTACAGGAACTTCCCATTCGATTCTTGTTTGTACAAAGTGAGCATTCGTTTCCCTCCTCTGACTAAAATCACTTTTATTTTTCTTGGCGGTACCCAAATAGATTGGACAACATGCTTCGAGTAAGGAGCTTCTTAAGGTTTCTCATAAAATATAATAGCATCAATAGATGATATTTTGACGAGATATCCAATTAACCTTGAATATATGGGAGACATGCTAAAATAGGTCTCTTTTTGTCGCTCTAGTTCCGACTAAATATGACAACGTTGTAACCGGATGAAAAGCCAATATCTGATAAACTGATTAGTATAATATGGAAGGTTACATAGAGGACTAGTCGAAGGTACAGAACACAACAGAATGGTGGA harbors:
- a CDS encoding LysR family transcriptional regulator — translated: MEFRQLQYTLQIAAERNFSRAAEKLHIAQPSLSQQLSKLEKELGVLLFQRNTSTVELTHAGVTFVEQAQKIVDAMELLRQEMSDISQLRKGKVVVGSMPITGSHLLPHVLPAYQQAYPDIEVTLLEDAGLTLEKLTAIGKADLSLLSLPLQEPSLSYVAIGEERIDLAVPPHHPLAVRGNPDHPIPVHMEELRDESFVVLKKGQGFRKLTFDLCEQAGFDPSVVFESNNIETVQSLVATGMGITLVPRFIARAPRSEFVPVYVPLAEPVPSRTLVVAYRQGRVLSKAAEAFIDTFKQTVAKLSEGDHDSPGSVN
- the leuC gene encoding 3-isopropylmalate dehydratase large subunit, encoding MSKKTMFEKIWENHVIHQEEGKPSILYIDLHLVHEVTSPQAFEGLRLSGRKVRRPELTFATMDHNVPTKDRFNITDPISKQQIDTLSQNCRDFGVKLYDLDTIDQGVVHVMGPELGLTHPGKTIVCGDSHTSTHGAFGALAFGIGTSEVEHVMATQCLQQAKAKTMEVRFVGKRNPGVTAKDMILAVIAKYGTDFATGYVIEYTGESIRELSMEERMTVCNMSIEGGARAGMIAPDETTFEYLRGREYVPADAKFDEAVAAWKELVTDEGAEFDRVVEIDVESLIPQVTWGTSPGMGTDISSKVPVPAELPTENERKAAEKALEYMGLTPGTPISEIPVDYVFIGSCTNGRIEDLRAAAQVAKGHTVSSNVTAIVVPGSGRVKIQAEKEGLDKIFTEAGFEWRDAGCSMCLAMNPDVLKPGQRCASTSNRNFEGRQGRGGRTHLVSPAMAAAAAVKGHFVDVRDWNFKTEAVI
- the leuD gene encoding 3-isopropylmalate dehydratase small subunit; the protein is MEEFKTLQGIVAPVDRVNVDTDAIIPKQFLKRIERTGFGQFLFYEWRFDEEGNNNPSFEMNKSRYEGASILISRANFGCGSSREHAPWAIMDYGFRCVIAPSFADIFYNNCFKNGILPIKLSEEQVEDLFQRTAAHEGYELNVNLENKTITDAHGLHIDFDLDEHRRQFLLQGLDDIGLTLQHDDEITAYEQRHAAKLFG